The nucleotide sequence GTAGAAAAACTCAGACAGATGAGGCTCAGCGCCATGGCCGATCTCCACCACCAGCACATCGGCAGCAATAGGTTCGCCGACTTTACCGCCGATGAATACATCGCCCTGTTGGCAGACCACGAATGGGAAGACCGACAGCACAAGAAAATGACAAGACTGATCAAAAAGGCCGCCTTCAAACAGAAAGCATCCGTTGCCGACATCGATTACAGCCATAACAGGAACCTTGACAGGAATATGTTCTCCAGGCTTGCAGGGCTTGGCTTCGTGGACAAAAAAGAAAACATTATCATTACCGGACCTTCGGGGGTCGGGAAAAGCTATCTGGTACAGGCCCTGGGAAACCAGGCGTGCCTGATGGGGTACAGGACGGCTTACAGCAACACCTCAAGGCTGCTGTCAAAACTCAAGCTCTCCAAAGCCGACGGAACATACCTCAGGGAACTGAGGAAGCTCCAGAACACTGATGTGCTCATTCTTGACGACTTTGGGCTGCAGGCCTTTGATGCAATGGCAAGGGAGATAATATTGGACATCATTGATGACCGGTTTACCGAAAAATCAACCCTTGCATCCTCCCAGTTGCCGGTATCCACATGGTACGATATCATAGGGGAAGGAACCATCGCAGAC is from Echinicola marina and encodes:
- the istB gene encoding IS21-like element helper ATPase IstB; translation: MNSNQTVEKLRQMRLSAMADLHHQHIGSNRFADFTADEYIALLADHEWEDRQHKKMTRLIKKAAFKQKASVADIDYSHNRNLDRNMFSRLAGLGFVDKKENIIITGPSGVGKSYLVQALGNQACLMGYRTAYSNTSRLLSKLKLSKADGTYLRELRKLQNTDVLILDDFGLQAFDAMAREIILDIIDDRFTEKSTLASSQLPVSTWYDIIGEGTIADAILDRLVNSSHRIDLKGESLRKGILKNE